One genomic region from Gammaproteobacteria bacterium encodes:
- the gcvPB gene encoding putative glycine dehydrogenase (decarboxylating) subunit 2 (Evidence 3 : Putative function from multiple computational evidences) — MLIFEQSRPGRVTSAQAPTASTSDDIPARLRRTTRLPLPEVSELQAVRHYTRLSQRNFSIDTHLYPLGSCTMKYNPRGANAAALLPGFLARHPHGHDSLGQGLMACLYDLQKTLQEVTGMRAVSLTPMAGSQGELAGVAMIRAYHQARGDTGRTEILVPDAAHGTNPATAAMCGFTVREIPTDRQGDVDLAALEQAVGPNTAGIMLTNPSTLGIFERRIQDIAKIVHRAGGLLFYDGANLNAILGKVKPGDMGFDVMHINLHKTFSTPHGGGGPGAGPVAAGERLAEFLPIPMVGYDGDHYRWLTEDDRPRTIGRLSAHAGNVGILLRAYAYIRMLGCEGMERVAEYATLNANYLLTRLAKAGFEPAFPQRRASHELVLTLRRPATEYHTTAMDFAKRLLDYGFHAPTTYFPMLVPECLLIEPTETEAKEDLDAFVTAMATILNEASTTPDQLKGAPHHLPVRRLDDVRAARELNLAWHPQQRQ; from the coding sequence ATGTTGATCTTTGAACAGTCTCGCCCCGGTCGTGTCACTTCTGCCCAGGCCCCGACCGCGTCAACCAGCGACGATATCCCCGCGAGGCTACGGCGCACCACTCGCCTTCCCCTACCCGAGGTGTCCGAGCTTCAAGCGGTGCGTCACTACACGCGACTGTCTCAGCGTAACTTTTCCATCGACACCCACCTCTACCCGCTCGGGTCCTGCACCATGAAGTACAACCCCCGGGGGGCAAATGCCGCAGCCTTACTACCCGGCTTCCTGGCACGTCACCCCCACGGACATGACTCACTGGGTCAGGGATTGATGGCCTGCCTGTACGACCTCCAAAAAACACTGCAAGAGGTGACCGGGATGCGTGCGGTCTCCCTCACCCCAATGGCCGGGTCTCAGGGAGAGCTAGCAGGAGTGGCCATGATCCGGGCCTATCATCAGGCCCGTGGTGACACGGGGCGTACTGAGATCTTGGTCCCCGATGCCGCCCATGGTACGAATCCAGCCACCGCCGCCATGTGCGGTTTTACGGTGCGTGAAATTCCTACCGATCGGCAGGGTGATGTCGATCTGGCCGCACTAGAACAGGCCGTAGGACCAAACACCGCCGGTATCATGCTTACCAATCCCTCCACGCTTGGGATATTCGAGCGCCGCATCCAAGATATCGCCAAGATCGTTCATCGTGCGGGAGGGCTGCTGTTTTACGACGGGGCCAATCTCAACGCGATCTTGGGAAAGGTAAAGCCGGGAGACATGGGCTTCGACGTTATGCATATCAACCTGCATAAGACCTTCTCTACCCCCCACGGTGGCGGTGGCCCAGGAGCCGGCCCGGTGGCTGCCGGAGAACGACTGGCAGAGTTTCTACCAATACCCATGGTGGGTTACGACGGCGACCACTACCGCTGGCTGACCGAAGACGACCGGCCGCGTACCATCGGTCGCCTATCGGCCCACGCCGGAAACGTAGGTATCTTGCTGCGCGCCTATGCCTATATCCGAATGCTGGGCTGTGAAGGGATGGAGCGCGTTGCGGAATACGCCACCCTCAATGCCAACTATCTGCTGACACGTCTGGCAAAAGCCGGCTTCGAACCCGCATTTCCGCAACGGCGCGCTAGCCACGAACTGGTGCTGACTCTGCGCCGCCCGGCAACGGAATATCACACCACCGCCATGGACTTTGCCAAACGTCTGCTGGACTATGGCTTCCATGCACCTACCACCTATTTCCCGATGCTGGTACCCGAGTGCCTACTCATTGAGCCCACAGAGACCGAGGCCAAGGAAGACCTGGATGCCTTCGTAACCGCCATGGCAACCATCCTAAACGAGGCCAGCACCACGCCCGACCAACTCAAAGGCGCCCCCCATCATCTACCTGTCCGACGCCTGGATGACGTAAGGGCAGCTCGCGAATTGAACCTAGCCTGGCATCCACAACAACGGCAATAA